From one Dermacentor andersoni chromosome 1, qqDerAnde1_hic_scaffold, whole genome shotgun sequence genomic stretch:
- the LOC129382130 gene encoding uncharacterized protein → MFSAPKDLSALGRGAAQASASSNDYCVVIPRIPTGKLVVDSVFLHADLSGRPYRAQDFRDALRNVIDLKKISSIGQFQMSHVWMVTCKSGMTKSKLVACGELSVKGRRCVVIDPEPTEVKMKLLWLPERLEDDYIRDALQAYGKVKSISAESWRVSEMEQMRTLNRDVVLTLADGVSVGDVPHLLPVCGVQSLVLIPGRPPLCLRCNKVGHIRRNCRTPRCETCRRFGHTAEECVVTYADKLRHRTKPPDESLQEHIMDVTEVLDATGDVPSSAETRCASKAPLPVKDSHNGIAELPVQKESSEEKDDQPKQQPKGAPATTEPASAQQANEGAGGDSSDAPKHLDTCAEPAEDRRSNADTSVPKRRATNRSESSTDSETTSTTRKARRRKTSKHSGKCRRSRSRRPGGVSEGASPLPSRTDHIDH, encoded by the coding sequence ATGTTCTCCGCTCCAAAGGATTTATCGGCCCTTGGCCGAGGTGCTGCTCaggcttcagccagcagcaatgaCTACTGTGTTGTGATACCTCGTATTCCTACCGGTAAGCTGGTTGTGGActccgttttcctgcatgctgacttaaGTGGTCGACCGTACAGAGCCCAAGACTTCAGAGACGCCCTTCGGAACGTTATTGACCTGAAGAAAATAAGTTCCATCGGAcaatttcagatgtcgcacgtGTGGATGGTGACGTGCAAATCAGGGATGACAAAATCAAAGCTAGTCGCATGCGGGGAATTATCCGTAAAAGGTAGACGCTGCGTCGTCATTGATCCTGAGCCCACGGaagttaaaatgaagcttttgtggcttcctgagcgtttggaagatgactacattcgagatgcgctccaggcttacgggaaagtcaagtctatatcagcagaaagctggagagtATCGGAGATGGAGCAAATGCGTACGTTAAATCGGGACGTGGTGTTGACTCTTGCCGATGGAGTGAGCGTGGGAGACGTTCCACATCTACTACCTGTTTGTGGGGTGCAGAGTCTCGTATTAATTCCAGGCCGGCCCCCACTTTGTCTGCGCTGTAACAAGGTGGGGCacattcgtcgaaactgcagaaccccacgttgtgAAACCTGCCGGCGCTTTGGCCACACAGCTGAAGAATGTGTCGTAACATACGCCGATAAGTTACGACACAGAACAAAGCCTCCGGATGAAAGCTTGCAAGAGCACATAATGGACGTTACGGAGGTTCTTGACGCGACGGGAGACGTGCCCTCTTCTGCGGAGACCCGCTGTGCCAGTAAGGCCCCTCTGCCTGTTAAAGACAGTCACAATGGCATCGCAGAACTGCCCGTACAAAAAGAAAGTAGCGAAGAGAAAGATGACCAACCGAAGCAACAACCCAAAGGAGCACCCGCTACCACGGAGCCAGCTTCTGCCCAGCAAGCGAATGAGGGAGCCGGAGGTGACTCATCTGATGCACCCAAGCATCTGGACACGTGCGCTGAGCCGGCAGAGGACAGACGAAGTAACGCGGATACTTCAGTTCCGAAGcgccgtgcgactaacagatcGGAATCAAGCACAGACAGCGAGACGAccagtaccacaagaaaagcacgtcgccGCAAAACATCGAAACACTCAGGAAAGTGCCGACGATCACGGTCCAGAAGGCCAGGTGGGGTttcggagggagcctcaccgttgCCCTCTAGGACTGATCACATAGATCATTAG